The Parabacteroides sp. AD58 genome includes a window with the following:
- a CDS encoding glycosyl hydrolase: MRKLLSIIITSFLALLFLNNCQKNPSESKDSLKDLEAGFANPSSEYRTAPLAVWNSKVTNAEVERTIRELKDAGFGGLFVHPRPGLITEYMSDEWYSLYKHAIDYAKEKDMKVWIYDENSYPSGFAGGHVPEEMPESYNQGQGLALEKVNVLPENTADYFICLKKEGESWIDITDKVASYKNTEGKYYLYKKTYYGRSDWYGGYSYVDVMVKGVTEKFLEVTMKGYEKIAKEDFGKTLPGIFSDEPNIQTSGGLRWTPDLFSTFEQKWGYDLKPLLPLLEEEVGNWKEVRHNYMETLLQLFIDRWSKPFHQYCEQHNLKWTGHYWEHGWPYMNDGPDNMAMYAWHQVPAIDMLFNQFDEKSPVAQFGNVRAVKELRSVANQMGYTRTLSETYGGGGWDETFKDFKRLGDWEYVLGVNFMNQHLAHMTLTGARKYDYPPVFTYHSPWWSSYKELNDYYGRLSLALSKGKQNNHILVIEPNSTLWSYYSHTKSSPKLMEIGQAFQSFVTNLEKNQVEYDLGSENIIKDHGTVEDGKFVIGQAAYSIVVLSPMMETLNKPTFDLLQKFVEKGGKLICFSAPNRLDGAEDSKLSELLSAQSVISVPVLTKEVIQEYFENKDCLFAFSGGNFYHQRREFADGELLFLVNSSMDEISKGTISMKGKSVLRLDAMQGKIYEYPVEQKEEGLSVHFELEPAGSLLLYCSHKTLNDYEKEPELAGNTKLIPISDLQVKRLRENALTVDFCDVTIKGKTIKNVYFAQAADAAFREYGFVNGNPWNTSVQYKRNILDRDTFTTGGFSTSYYFTVKDKFDYSTMKLVAERPEIFKVKINGETLSATPGAWWLDRSFGVYAIGDKVKQGINTIEMSVSPMSIYAEIEPVYVIGDFSVVPEKKGWSIAAPVEKLTLGSWKEQKQPFYSWEVSYTKEYEIDDINRSYAVQLNAWKGTVAEVYVNEVKAGIIAFDPYRLDITSLLKQGKNTIEVRVIGSHKNLLGPHYNNPAPGLASPWHWKNIKQQIPGKEYQMCDYGLMEDFDVVE, from the coding sequence ATGAGAAAGTTGTTATCTATTATAATTACGAGTTTTTTAGCTTTGCTTTTCTTGAATAATTGTCAGAAGAATCCTTCTGAATCAAAGGACTCATTAAAAGATCTGGAAGCTGGCTTTGCTAATCCTTCGTCTGAATATCGGACAGCACCATTGGCTGTGTGGAATAGTAAAGTGACAAATGCTGAAGTTGAAAGGACTATTCGGGAATTGAAGGATGCCGGTTTTGGTGGTCTTTTTGTTCATCCTCGTCCCGGTTTGATTACGGAATATATGTCTGATGAATGGTATTCGTTGTATAAGCATGCCATTGATTATGCCAAGGAAAAGGATATGAAAGTGTGGATCTATGATGAGAATTCATATCCGAGTGGTTTTGCCGGAGGACATGTCCCGGAAGAAATGCCGGAATCTTATAATCAGGGACAAGGCTTGGCTCTGGAAAAAGTAAATGTTTTACCTGAGAACACAGCGGATTATTTTATTTGTCTGAAAAAAGAAGGAGAAAGCTGGATAGATATCACGGATAAAGTTGCTTCTTATAAAAATACAGAGGGTAAATATTACTTATACAAGAAAACTTATTATGGTCGATCGGACTGGTATGGAGGTTATTCGTATGTGGATGTTATGGTGAAAGGTGTGACTGAAAAGTTCTTGGAAGTAACCATGAAAGGGTATGAAAAGATTGCTAAAGAAGATTTTGGTAAAACACTTCCCGGCATTTTTTCGGATGAACCGAATATCCAAACATCAGGAGGTTTGCGATGGACTCCTGATCTGTTTTCCACTTTTGAACAAAAGTGGGGATATGATTTAAAACCTTTATTGCCTTTGTTGGAAGAGGAAGTCGGGAACTGGAAAGAAGTCCGTCATAATTATATGGAAACATTGTTGCAATTGTTTATCGACCGTTGGTCAAAACCGTTTCATCAGTATTGTGAGCAGCATAATCTGAAATGGACGGGGCATTATTGGGAACATGGTTGGCCGTATATGAACGATGGACCGGATAATATGGCAATGTATGCCTGGCATCAGGTTCCGGCAATTGATATGCTATTTAATCAATTTGACGAAAAAAGTCCGGTTGCCCAGTTTGGAAATGTAAGAGCTGTAAAAGAATTAAGAAGTGTTGCCAATCAAATGGGATATACACGTACCTTAAGTGAGACTTATGGCGGTGGTGGTTGGGATGAAACATTCAAGGATTTTAAGCGTTTGGGCGATTGGGAATATGTATTAGGTGTGAATTTCATGAATCAACACTTGGCACACATGACGCTGACTGGAGCCAGAAAATATGATTATCCACCCGTCTTTACATATCATTCTCCCTGGTGGTCGTCTTATAAAGAATTAAATGATTATTATGGCCGTCTTTCATTGGCATTGAGTAAAGGGAAACAGAATAATCATATATTAGTTATAGAGCCGAATTCTACTTTGTGGAGTTATTATTCACATACAAAGAGTAGTCCGAAGTTAATGGAAATTGGTCAGGCTTTTCAGTCTTTTGTAACAAATTTAGAAAAGAATCAGGTTGAATATGATTTGGGCTCTGAGAATATTATCAAAGATCATGGAACTGTAGAGGATGGAAAGTTTGTTATTGGTCAGGCTGCTTATTCAATAGTAGTTTTATCACCGATGATGGAAACTTTGAATAAACCGACGTTTGATTTGTTGCAGAAGTTTGTGGAAAAAGGCGGCAAATTAATCTGTTTTTCTGCTCCCAACCGGTTGGATGGTGCTGAAGATTCCAAATTATCGGAATTACTATCGGCTCAGTCAGTAATTTCTGTTCCCGTGTTAACCAAAGAGGTTATACAGGAGTATTTTGAGAATAAAGATTGCTTGTTCGCTTTTTCGGGAGGTAATTTTTATCATCAAAGACGAGAATTCGCAGACGGCGAATTATTGTTCTTGGTGAATTCATCCATGGATGAGATTTCTAAAGGAACAATTTCCATGAAAGGTAAATCTGTTCTTAGATTGGATGCCATGCAGGGGAAAATATATGAATATCCGGTAGAACAGAAAGAAGAAGGTCTGTCTGTGCATTTTGAATTAGAGCCTGCCGGTAGTTTGTTACTTTATTGTAGCCATAAAACCTTGAATGACTATGAAAAAGAGCCGGAGCTGGCTGGTAATACCAAATTGATTCCGATAAGTGATCTGCAGGTAAAACGATTGCGGGAAAATGCTTTGACAGTAGATTTCTGTGATGTAACAATCAAAGGAAAGACGATTAAGAATGTTTACTTTGCTCAAGCAGCCGATGCCGCTTTTCGGGAATACGGTTTTGTCAATGGAAATCCATGGAACACATCTGTTCAATACAAGCGGAATATATTAGATCGGGATACTTTTACTACGGGAGGATTTTCAACTTCCTATTATTTCACAGTAAAGGATAAGTTTGATTATTCAACGATGAAATTGGTTGCCGAACGTCCGGAGATATTTAAGGTGAAAATAAATGGAGAAACATTATCTGCTACTCCGGGAGCTTGGTGGTTGGATCGTTCATTTGGCGTTTATGCTATAGGAGATAAGGTAAAACAGGGTATCAATACAATTGAGATGAGTGTAAGTCCGATGAGTATTTATGCCGAGATAGAACCTGTATATGTGATAGGCGATTTTTCTGTCGTACCGGAAAAGAAAGGGTGGAGTATAGCTGCGCCTGTTGAGAAACTGACACTGGGAAGTTGGAAAGAGCAGAAGCAACCTTTCTATTCATGGGAAGTTTCTTATACAAAAGAGTATGAGATAGATGATATAAACAGGTCTTATGCCGTACAGTTAAATGCTTGGAAGGGAACAGTGGCAGAGGTGTATGTAAATGAAGTCAAGGCTGGAATCATAGCCTTTGATCCCTATCGCTTGGATATTACTTCCTTATTGAAGCAGGGAAAGAATACTATTGAAGTACGAGTCATCGGAAGTCATAAGAACTTATTAGGCCCGCATTACAATAATCCTGCACCTGGACTTGCTTCTCCATGGCATTGGAAAAATATCAAGCAGCAGATACCTGGAAAGGAATATCAAATGTGCGACTATGGTCTGATGGAAGATTTTGATGTGGTTGAATAA
- a CDS encoding family 78 glycoside hydrolase catalytic domain: protein MAMYGKADFSVFNLTCEQAENPLGIETQQPRFSWQIRSSERNFVQSSYEVLVADSPEMLEDNKGNVWSSGKTDSQESILIPFSGTTLKAGTTYYWKVRIWDQEGNVSAWSPVNEFCMGLLTEKDWNKASWISLEKDKKDEIITTGVHGLGEVDRRFRPDQKIGMYALPQFRKEFDVKKPLKRAIAYVSGLGHFDMFLNGEKVGNHFLDPGWTKYDRCALYVPFDITRQLHSGKNAVGVMLGNGFFNVPRERYFKLITSYGAPRLLMNIRLEYVDGSIENIVTDKSWKATESPITYSSIYGGEDYDANREQPGWTKPGFNDQNWKEALNTGWNTRLLAQTSAPLTVRDSIPTVRLFKNQKGKWVYDLGQNFSGVIHLSMQSNGKQQVKFYPAELLNPDSTVNQSASGAPFWFAYTTKGNEKVCWQPQFTYYGFRYVEIEGAVPAGQDNPESLPVILDLKGLHTCNSAPEVGTFHCSKPLFNQTYELIDWAIRSNMASVLTDCPHREKLGWLEQAHLMQYSVQYRYNLARMYEKMMNDMCSTQAKNGMVPTIAPELVEFEGGFKDTPEWGSSFIICPWYIYQWYGDCRLIAEYYPDMQRYIDYLSSQAKDHIVAYGLGDWFDIGPNAPGVSQLTSNGVTATAIYYYDVCLMQKMADLLGKKADVEKYKNLAAEIKAAFNKTFWNPETKQYDRNSQAANAVALYMGLTTPENHQQVYENLVKDIRSRNNALTAGDVGYRYVLRALEAGGASNLIYDMNSKYDTPGYGWQLAHGATALTESWQAYGFVSNNHFMLGHLMEWLFSGLGGIRQDEASVAFKHIVIKPSPVGDVRSARTSYESPYGTIVSDWKDTGEKFIIRVEIPANSSASVYLPTTQVDQITESGIAIKDLSSATIRQENGYTVVTVGSGIYEFEVRK from the coding sequence ATGGCTATGTATGGGAAAGCAGATTTTTCAGTCTTTAATCTTACCTGTGAGCAAGCTGAGAATCCCTTGGGAATAGAAACACAACAGCCTCGGTTCAGCTGGCAGATTCGTTCTTCGGAACGGAATTTTGTACAGTCGTCGTATGAAGTTTTGGTAGCTGATTCGCCTGAAATGTTGGAAGATAATAAAGGGAATGTGTGGAGTAGTGGGAAGACGGATTCGCAAGAATCAATTCTGATACCTTTTTCGGGGACAACCTTGAAAGCCGGAACAACGTATTATTGGAAAGTACGTATTTGGGATCAGGAGGGAAATGTATCGGCTTGGAGTCCGGTAAATGAGTTCTGTATGGGACTTCTCACTGAAAAGGATTGGAATAAAGCCAGTTGGATCTCGTTGGAAAAAGATAAAAAGGACGAGATTATTACAACAGGTGTGCATGGATTGGGCGAAGTGGATCGTAGGTTCCGACCTGATCAAAAGATAGGTATGTATGCTTTGCCTCAGTTCCGTAAAGAATTTGATGTGAAGAAACCTTTGAAACGGGCTATCGCGTATGTCTCCGGTCTTGGGCATTTTGATATGTTCCTGAATGGAGAGAAAGTAGGAAACCACTTCTTGGATCCGGGTTGGACGAAGTATGACCGATGTGCTTTGTATGTTCCTTTTGATATTACCCGACAGCTTCATTCAGGAAAGAATGCCGTAGGAGTGATGTTGGGAAACGGTTTCTTCAATGTCCCGCGTGAACGTTATTTTAAGCTGATAACATCGTATGGTGCACCTCGTTTGCTGATGAATATCCGTCTGGAATATGTGGATGGAAGTATAGAAAACATTGTGACGGACAAATCATGGAAAGCAACTGAGAGCCCGATTACATATAGCAGTATTTATGGAGGAGAAGATTATGATGCCAATCGGGAACAACCCGGATGGACAAAACCCGGATTTAATGATCAGAATTGGAAAGAGGCATTGAATACGGGCTGGAATACCCGGCTTCTGGCACAAACTTCAGCTCCTTTGACGGTAAGAGACAGTATTCCTACAGTTCGTCTTTTCAAGAATCAGAAAGGGAAATGGGTATATGACTTAGGGCAAAACTTTTCCGGCGTGATTCATCTGTCCATGCAGTCGAATGGAAAACAACAGGTGAAGTTTTATCCGGCCGAGCTGTTGAATCCAGACAGTACCGTTAATCAGAGTGCATCAGGAGCTCCTTTCTGGTTTGCTTATACGACGAAAGGGAATGAAAAGGTTTGTTGGCAACCTCAGTTTACGTATTATGGCTTCCGGTATGTGGAAATTGAAGGAGCTGTTCCTGCCGGACAGGATAATCCGGAATCTTTGCCAGTCATTTTGGATTTAAAAGGATTACATACCTGTAACTCGGCACCGGAGGTAGGAACATTCCATTGTTCTAAACCTTTGTTTAATCAGACATATGAGTTAATCGATTGGGCTATTCGAAGCAATATGGCCAGTGTCTTGACCGATTGTCCGCATCGGGAAAAGTTAGGTTGGTTGGAACAGGCCCATTTGATGCAATATTCTGTACAGTATCGATATAATCTGGCTCGAATGTATGAGAAGATGATGAATGATATGTGTTCTACACAGGCCAAGAATGGTATGGTCCCAACAATTGCGCCTGAGTTAGTAGAATTTGAAGGCGGTTTTAAGGATACACCGGAATGGGGCAGTTCGTTTATCATCTGTCCGTGGTATATTTACCAATGGTATGGAGACTGCCGGTTGATAGCGGAATATTATCCGGATATGCAACGCTACATTGACTACCTGTCTTCGCAGGCAAAAGATCATATTGTGGCCTATGGCTTGGGTGACTGGTTTGATATTGGTCCTAATGCCCCGGGCGTTTCTCAGTTGACATCCAATGGTGTTACTGCTACGGCCATTTATTATTATGATGTTTGTCTGATGCAAAAAATGGCAGATCTGTTAGGAAAGAAAGCTGATGTTGAGAAGTATAAGAATCTGGCAGCAGAGATTAAGGCGGCATTCAATAAGACATTCTGGAATCCGGAAACAAAACAATATGACCGGAACAGTCAGGCTGCCAATGCCGTTGCTTTGTATATGGGATTGACGACTCCTGAAAATCATCAGCAGGTATATGAGAATCTGGTAAAAGATATACGTTCAAGAAACAATGCCTTGACAGCAGGTGATGTTGGTTATCGTTATGTCTTGCGTGCCTTGGAAGCAGGAGGCGCATCCAATCTCATTTATGATATGAACAGTAAATACGATACTCCGGGATATGGCTGGCAATTAGCTCATGGAGCAACGGCATTAACTGAATCTTGGCAAGCCTATGGTTTTGTCTCCAACAATCACTTTATGTTAGGACATCTGATGGAATGGCTTTTCAGTGGTTTGGGAGGTATCCGCCAGGATGAGGCGTCCGTTGCATTTAAACATATTGTTATTAAGCCATCTCCGGTAGGTGATGTTCGAAGTGCCCGCACGTCCTATGAATCTCCTTACGGAACAATTGTCTCAGATTGGAAAGATACAGGTGAAAAATTCATCATCCGGGTTGAGATCCCTGCCAATAGTTCTGCATCTGTCTATTTGCCAACAACACAGGTTGATCAAATTACCGAAAGTGGAATAGCCATAAAAGATCTTTCCTCTGCTACTATTCGTCAGGAAAATGGTTATACAGTCGTTACCGTTGGTTCCGGAATTTATGAGTTTGAGGTGAGGAAATAG
- a CDS encoding alpha-L-rhamnosidase has translation MKRVYLLLVILSNFMYGNTLLAQKETGKCRPVDLRCEHLTRPLGIDRAEPRFSWHLEDERNGAKQLAYRITLGTDSAALVRNKGVIWQEKKNSGQMLTTYKGKALKPFTRYYWSVTVWDQDQQASEQTISSFETGFMNTAQWKGSFVSDGKDIESRETPYFRKEFVLKKKVKSARAYIVAAGLYELSLNGSKVGDHFLDPAFTDYGKRLLYVAYDVTRLLHEGENAIGVILGNGWYNHQPVAEWNFHQAPWRNRPSFCLNIHVQYTDGTKDVITSDRSFKVAAGPITFNAIYVAENYDFRKDLPGWNTWAFDDSSWTPAVEVSCPCSNIVSQTMYPIRKTEFRKPVSLKKLSDTLYLYDFGQNWSGITGFRVQGQSGTKVKLHHGEQLDSRRKRIFDDNNTQFYQNVKEPLKYGVHPVDEIFATDVLWLDGKVDTFAPRFNYKGFQYVEVSSDKPLELTKDNITSYFVHTDVPVSGSFECSDSLVNRLWRATNYSYLSNLVGYPTDCPHREKNGWTGDAHLAIETGLYGFDGITFYEKWMADHRDNMYDNGRLRCIIPSGGWGGDIADWTCSVTIIPWTLYEFYGDMTCLKDNYSTMKKHTDYWLEKFPDGLITDACLGDWIPYKSVANRELTASIYHYKNVDIVSRTAQLLGFKSDYEHYKSEAERIKDTINQKFLNRETGIYANGYQTELSMPLYWGIVPEDCIQKVAEQLAKRVHEDRDHLDVGIMGCKTILNALTETGNVEQAYRMVTQQDYPSWGNWLRQGGTTLFENWDYNGLAAGYSQNHIMYGEIGAWFYKALAGINVDPAQPGFKNILLKPHFVEDLDYVKASYKSPFGLIVSEWTRNQGKVEYKVIIPPGATATLYLDGKGEAKQLSSGTYKFNI, from the coding sequence ATGAAAAGAGTATATTTATTATTGGTTATACTGAGTAACTTTATGTACGGTAATACATTGTTGGCTCAAAAGGAAACCGGAAAATGTAGGCCTGTTGATTTGAGGTGTGAGCATCTGACTCGTCCTTTAGGAATTGATCGGGCTGAACCTCGTTTTTCATGGCATTTGGAGGATGAAAGAAACGGAGCCAAACAATTGGCATATCGAATTACGTTGGGAACGGATTCTGCTGCATTAGTTAGAAACAAAGGTGTTATCTGGCAAGAGAAGAAGAATAGTGGGCAAATGCTTACTACTTATAAAGGGAAAGCTTTAAAACCTTTTACTCGTTATTATTGGAGTGTTACGGTGTGGGATCAGGATCAGCAGGCATCAGAACAGACTATCTCTTCTTTTGAAACGGGATTTATGAATACGGCACAATGGAAAGGTAGTTTTGTTTCGGATGGAAAAGATATAGAATCGCGCGAAACTCCTTATTTCCGGAAGGAGTTTGTCTTGAAAAAGAAAGTAAAATCAGCTCGAGCTTATATTGTTGCAGCAGGACTGTATGAATTATCATTGAATGGTTCTAAAGTAGGAGATCATTTTCTGGATCCTGCTTTTACGGATTATGGTAAAAGATTGTTGTATGTTGCTTATGATGTTACACGATTGCTTCATGAAGGAGAAAATGCAATTGGTGTAATTTTAGGAAATGGATGGTATAATCATCAGCCTGTGGCGGAATGGAATTTCCATCAAGCTCCTTGGCGTAACAGACCTTCTTTCTGTTTGAATATTCATGTTCAATATACGGATGGAACAAAGGATGTAATTACTTCTGATCGAAGTTTCAAGGTGGCGGCCGGCCCTATTACCTTTAATGCTATTTATGTTGCCGAAAATTATGATTTTAGAAAGGACTTGCCTGGTTGGAATACATGGGCATTTGATGACTCTTCCTGGACTCCAGCTGTAGAAGTTTCCTGTCCATGCTCTAATATCGTTTCCCAGACAATGTATCCAATCCGAAAGACGGAATTTAGAAAACCTGTGTCTCTTAAGAAATTGAGTGATACACTTTATTTATATGACTTTGGACAAAATTGGTCTGGAATAACTGGGTTCCGTGTGCAAGGACAGTCGGGCACAAAAGTAAAACTGCATCATGGGGAACAACTGGATTCCCGAAGAAAACGTATATTTGATGATAATAATACGCAGTTCTACCAGAATGTCAAGGAGCCTTTGAAATATGGCGTTCATCCTGTGGATGAAATATTTGCGACAGATGTTCTTTGGTTAGACGGCAAGGTAGATACATTCGCTCCGCGTTTTAATTATAAGGGATTTCAATATGTTGAGGTATCATCGGATAAACCATTAGAATTAACGAAAGATAATATAACCTCCTATTTTGTTCATACAGATGTTCCGGTCAGCGGTTCTTTTGAATGCTCGGATTCTCTGGTTAACCGTTTGTGGAGAGCAACCAACTATTCCTATTTGTCGAATTTGGTCGGTTATCCGACTGATTGTCCACATCGGGAGAAAAACGGTTGGACAGGAGATGCTCATTTGGCGATTGAAACAGGTTTGTACGGCTTTGATGGAATAACCTTTTATGAGAAGTGGATGGCCGATCATCGGGACAATATGTATGATAACGGACGGTTGAGATGTATTATTCCTTCCGGAGGTTGGGGCGGCGATATTGCGGATTGGACTTGTTCGGTAACAATTATTCCTTGGACGTTGTATGAGTTTTATGGGGATATGACTTGTTTGAAGGATAATTATTCGACGATGAAGAAACATACGGATTACTGGTTGGAAAAGTTCCCGGATGGTTTGATTACCGATGCTTGTTTAGGCGACTGGATACCTTATAAGTCGGTAGCAAATAGAGAATTGACAGCGTCTATCTATCATTATAAAAATGTTGATATTGTGAGTCGGACTGCTCAATTACTTGGGTTTAAGTCAGATTATGAACATTATAAATCGGAAGCTGAAAGAATAAAGGATACTATAAATCAGAAATTCTTGAATAGAGAAACGGGGATTTATGCTAATGGTTATCAGACAGAATTGAGTATGCCTTTGTATTGGGGAATTGTTCCGGAGGATTGTATTCAGAAAGTAGCAGAACAATTGGCAAAGAGAGTTCATGAAGATCGGGATCATTTGGATGTCGGAATTATGGGATGTAAGACAATTTTGAATGCGTTGACGGAAACTGGTAATGTTGAGCAAGCTTACCGGATGGTAACACAACAGGATTATCCTTCTTGGGGAAACTGGTTGCGGCAAGGTGGAACTACCTTATTTGAGAATTGGGATTATAATGGTTTGGCTGCCGGTTATTCGCAGAATCATATTATGTATGGAGAAATAGGAGCTTGGTTCTATAAGGCATTGGCCGGTATCAATGTTGATCCAGCTCAGCCAGGATTCAAGAATATACTATTGAAACCTCATTTTGTGGAAGATCTTGATTATGTAAAAGCTTCTTATAAATCGCCCTTTGGCTTGATTGTTTCGGAGTGGACAAGAAATCAGGGCAAGGTTGAATATAAGGTGATTATTCCTCCTGGAGCAACTGCTACCTTATATTTGGACGGTAAAGGTGAAGCGAAACAATTATCTTCAGGAACTTATAAATTTAATATCTAA